The window ATCGTGATATGAGCAATGAGGAGGCTGTTAAGCTTTGGAAGCAGATTATCGTTGCAGATGATATTATCAATGTAGACGGTCAGGTCGTTGAGGCTGGAAAGCAGGGTGGCGTTGATGCTGGCTTTAAGTTGAATAGTAAGGATGCCAAGGAAGGCAAACTTGCATTGTTCCGTTGCAAGGTGAACGGTGAGGATAAGTATGTTATCCCTGTTTATGGTAACGGTCTTTGGGGTCCTATTAATGGTTTCATTGCTATCAATGGTGATAAGCGAACTGTGTTCGGTGCTTACTTCAACCATGAGAGTGAGACTGCTGGTCTCGGTGCAGAAATCAAGGACAATAAGGCTTGGCAGGATTTATTCAAGGGTAAGCACCTCTTTGCTGGTGACAATACTCAGAAGATTGCACTTGCTGTAGAGAAGAAGGTTGAAGACCCATCTACACAGGTGGATGGTGTTACTGGTGCAACACTTACCAGTAATGGTGTAACTGAGATGTTCCAGGCAGAGAAAGGCGGACTTCAACCTTACGTTAAATTCCTGAACAGCAAATAACATTCTAATCTTTTAGAACAATAAGAATATGGATTTATTCTCAAAACAAAATAGAGAGGTATTCAGTAATCCGCTGAACTTGGACAACCCAATTTTGGTTCAGGT of the Prevotella melaninogenica genome contains:
- the nqrC gene encoding NADH:ubiquinone reductase (Na(+)-transporting) subunit C; translation: MKTNSNSYTIIYSGILVLIVAFLLAFVFQALKPMQDANVQLDQQKQILFALNQDRDMSNEEAVKLWKQIIVADDIINVDGQVVEAGKQGGVDAGFKLNSKDAKEGKLALFRCKVNGEDKYVIPVYGNGLWGPINGFIAINGDKRTVFGAYFNHESETAGLGAEIKDNKAWQDLFKGKHLFAGDNTQKIALAVEKKVEDPSTQVDGVTGATLTSNGVTEMFQAEKGGLQPYVKFLNSK